GAATGCCCGCGTCCCGCAAATCATGGAGCCACTTCTTCATCTCTGGAGTCCCATCAGGATTATTCCAAGCAATCAAGGTGTTATCCAAATCCACCAAAACCGCTTTGATACCCTGTCTTTTCAAACTCTCTACTGTCAAATCGTAAACTGCCTCGACCGCAAAGTCCGGCATATAATCTTCAATCGCCACATCTCTCTCCAAAAATTCGTATTCTCATTATTATAGCATAAAATAGGCTTTTTGGCACTCATGCTCCTATTTCTTCTAGAGCGAATAGGTAATGTTCACTTTTCTATTTTTCAAGCAAATGAAAACAGCTTCCTAAGTGGGAAGCTTCATTTAAAATGGAACAAAAATCATGCCATAAGACCACTATCTATTTTTTTCGCTCTCTAACTTTTTTCATAAAATTTTTGAAGTTTATAAATAATACCGGTAGCACCCTCTGCTTCATCTTTTTTTATGTGAAGAACCTTAGAAAATTTCTGAAGATCCTTTTCTTCATCACCAGGGGCAATGCGAATGTCAACAGATTGCCATTCACCATCTTTCTCTTCGTAGCCTACTAAAGCAACTAAAAACTGTTTCCCCTCTATATGGCTACGTGTAAAGAAATCCGCTGTATCACTAAAAAGACCATCGTGATATTGAGGATTAGCTTCTGCAAACAGTATAACATCTGCTTTCTTAAGCTCTCCATCAACACTAGATAAGAGTTGCTCATCTACATACTCAATCTGTAAGCGCATTTCTACTACTGGAAATAACCAAAAGGATTGGTTATAACTTGAATCTGGACTCATAATTTTGTCATAGCTATTCACAAACTCTGCGACTCCTCCCAAAAGGAACAAGGAGAAATAACTAACTATAAATAGTAAAGTACATTTTTTTTCGAAATATACGTAACAGATTAAGAAAGAAATAATTAAAAATAATACAAAGAAAATAATTGTATGAGGGTGGAAAAATGTTCTTATGAGATTCTCATATGCAATCTCCCACAATTTTTGATGATATAAGTTTAGAAATTCTTCCACTATAACTCTCCTAACTCCTAGAATTTTTAGTTCGAGCACAAGCACTCTCTCTAATTTTTGAATGCTTATAGATTATTGCTTACCAGTCATATCATTATATCATCTTTCATACTTTTTAGCACCTATAGCTTCAAAGCTTACAAAAATGGCAAAAGATGCTATAGTAGATATAAGAATAATTCTCTTGGAGGTGCCTATGGCAAGCAAGGATCGAGAAATGAAAACTGTTTCTCCCTTTTTGCAAAAGATTATCAACTGGTCGTCCGCCATTGGCGCTCTAGGAACGGTGGCCTTTTGTCTTTGGGCCTATTTCGCAGGCATTCTCCAGTCCAAGGAAACTCTCTCAGCCTTTATCCAGCAGGCTGGCATCTGGGGGCCTCCTCTCTTTATCTTCCTGCAGATTCTACAGACGGTCGTGCCCATTATCCCTGGCGCCCTAACCTCTGTCGCTGGTGTTTTCATCTACGGCCATATCGTTGGCACCATTTATAACTATATCGGTATTGTCATTGGCTGCGCCCTGAT
This window of the Streptococcus sanguinis genome carries:
- a CDS encoding TVP38/TMEM64 family protein: MASKDREMKTVSPFLQKIINWSSAIGALGTVAFCLWAYFAGILQSKETLSAFIQQAGIWGPPLFIFLQILQTVVPIIPGALTSVAGVFIYGHIVGTIYNYIGIVIGCALIFYLARTYGPAFVQSVVSKRTYDKYIGWLDKGNRFERFFIFMMIWPISPADFLCMLAALTKMTFKKYMLIILVCKPITLVIYTYGLTYVIDFFWKMVSK